One Chryseobacterium wanjuense genomic region harbors:
- the tpx gene encoding thiol peroxidase, producing MYPKLIFSALLFVSVFIFAQNAKTANTVLMGGKPVQTYAKLPAVNKPAPKFTLTDVTMKDQTLDSYKGKYLILNIFPSVDTGVCSASVRHFNEDAANIPNTVVLCISKDLPFAQKRFCGAEGIKNVVMLSDFRSDFGKTYGVEITDSAMKGLLSRAVVVIDPSGKIIYEEQVADISHEPNYEAAIKAVKN from the coding sequence ATGTATCCAAAATTAATTTTCAGCGCGTTGTTATTTGTTTCCGTATTCATTTTTGCACAAAATGCTAAAACCGCCAACACTGTTTTGATGGGCGGAAAACCGGTACAAACCTACGCCAAATTACCTGCAGTCAATAAACCTGCACCAAAATTCACCCTTACGGATGTAACGATGAAAGATCAAACCCTTGATTCTTATAAAGGAAAATACCTGATTCTTAATATCTTCCCAAGTGTGGATACGGGTGTTTGTTCAGCTTCCGTGCGCCACTTCAATGAAGATGCAGCCAACATCCCAAATACGGTGGTTCTTTGCATTTCTAAAGATTTACCTTTCGCTCAGAAGAGATTTTGCGGCGCAGAAGGAATAAAAAATGTCGTGATGCTTTCGGATTTCCGTTCGGATTTCGGGAAAACGTACGGTGTAGAAATCACAGATTCTGCGATGAAAGGTCTTTTGAGCAGAGCTGTTGTCGTGATCGATCCTTCGGGGAAAATCATTTATGAAGAGCAGGTTGCGGATATTTCGCATGAACCGAATTATGAAGCGGCGATTAAGGCTGTGAAGAATTAA
- a CDS encoding DUF6261 family protein, translating to MKIALTKLSTKDLATLAQRIISNSQSGKYPVITNHPLAVALQTSYMEYDKVYTKQTFSGKGKDVASADRERDVAYSNLKVFLNGYRQLPSAPNVQLAEDLYGVFKTFGLDIDRLSYSSQTAQMKKLIETLELPENQQKMAALSINTAFAEMKTKQEDFEAIFAQQAEANADLRQMTSASAIRKNLEKILKSYLNLITAMKDVPGWELLYSDVNELVKAAKNSSVPKGSQDNGSPIVKKVD from the coding sequence ATGAAAATCGCACTCACGAAATTGAGCACTAAAGACCTTGCGACTTTAGCTCAAAGAATTATTTCAAACTCTCAATCAGGAAAATATCCTGTTATTACCAATCATCCTCTTGCAGTGGCTTTACAGACTTCATATATGGAGTACGACAAAGTATATACGAAGCAGACCTTCAGCGGAAAAGGAAAAGACGTAGCCTCTGCAGATCGTGAAAGGGATGTTGCGTATTCCAATTTGAAAGTATTTCTGAACGGTTACCGACAGCTTCCTTCGGCTCCCAATGTTCAGCTGGCGGAAGACCTGTACGGAGTGTTTAAAACTTTCGGACTGGATATCGACCGTTTAAGCTATTCTTCACAGACCGCGCAGATGAAAAAGCTTATCGAAACATTAGAGCTTCCGGAAAACCAGCAGAAGATGGCGGCACTTTCTATCAACACCGCTTTTGCGGAAATGAAGACGAAACAGGAAGATTTTGAAGCCATTTTTGCACAGCAGGCGGAAGCCAATGCAGACCTCCGGCAGATGACAAGCGCTTCAGCCATTCGTAAAAATCTGGAGAAAATATTGAAATCGTACCTTAACCTGATCACAGCGATGAAAGACGTTCCGGGATGGGAACTGCTGTATTCCGATGTGAATGAACTGGTAAAAGCCGCGAAAAATTCTTCGGTGCCAAAAGGCAGTCAGGACAATGGAAGCCCTATCGTAAAAAAGGTAGATTAA